The region CCGTAGCTGACTCCAAGTCTCTGCCAATAGCCCGATTGGAGGTGTATTGGCTCGGACTACCACATCTTGGGATAAGGACTACACGCTATACGGAAGAGACTGACTACCCGTTATTTCCCGAATCACTTCTTATAAATACGCCATTAAACAGCGTGAATAAAAATAAAAAGAGGTTATCCGGAATGAGCGAGTCAACAAGCCCTGTGCGTGTAGCAGTCGTACAATTCGATCCACAAGTCGGCACGGATAATCGAGTAGCAAATCTGCGTCGAAGCCTGGAACTGACTTTGGAAGCGGTGGACGGAGGAGCAAACCTCATTGTCCTGCCGGAGCTGTCGAGTACCGGTTATTTCTTCACTAATCGACAGGATGCGTTTGATCACTCCGAAGCGGTTCCCAGCGGCCCCAGTGTGCAGAGCTGGGTAGATTTCGCCTGTAAACACAAGATTTATCTAGTAGCCGGTTTGACCGAACGCGATGGCGTGCGGCTGTTCAACACAGCGGTGCTGGTAGGGCCCGATGGTTTTATCGGCAAATACCGAAAAGCCCATTTGTGGAACCTTGAAAAGCTGTGGTTCACACCGGGCGACTTGGGCTTTCCGGTTTTTGAAACACCGATTGGCCGCATTGGCCTGTTGATCTGCTGGGATATCTGGTTTCCAGAGGTGCCTCGCATTCTCAGTCAGCAAGG is a window of Pseudomonas sp. DC1.2 DNA encoding:
- a CDS encoding nitrilase family protein, which translates into the protein MSESTSPVRVAVVQFDPQVGTDNRVANLRRSLELTLEAVDGGANLIVLPELSSTGYFFTNRQDAFDHSEAVPSGPSVQSWVDFACKHKIYLVAGLTERDGVRLFNTAVLVGPDGFIGKYRKAHLWNLEKLWFTPGDLGFPVFETPIGRIGLLICWDIWFPEVPRILSQQGADIICSLNNWVWTPPPLFDDAGKCMASYLTMTAAHVNNVFIAAASRIGEERGARYLGCSLIAGTNGWPIGVVASADKQEILFADIDLTSSRSAPIWNNLNDLHRDRRADLYDQMLGYTQHPCLPR